From bacterium, one genomic window encodes:
- a CDS encoding DUF177 domain-containing protein encodes MKLNLDILPCGRSSLLVDETCRLDLEEGDAGEVRIVGELQADGTVSRVSVRGDLVVSGKAECDRCLAGFEMRYVAEVDVAIVRDKRVDDEEDGSAWTVHRAQGEVDLTPALKEAALLTLPQKMICREDCRGICTHCGADRNVETCDCAQEIIDPRWDGLPS; translated from the coding sequence ATGAAGCTGAATCTGGACATACTGCCCTGCGGACGCTCATCGCTCCTGGTCGACGAGACCTGCCGACTGGATCTCGAGGAAGGCGACGCGGGCGAGGTGCGCATAGTGGGCGAGCTGCAGGCCGACGGCACGGTTAGCCGTGTTTCCGTACGCGGGGACCTGGTCGTCTCCGGGAAAGCCGAGTGCGATCGCTGTCTCGCCGGGTTCGAGATGCGATATGTCGCGGAAGTGGATGTGGCGATCGTTCGCGACAAAAGAGTCGATGACGAGGAGGATGGCTCGGCCTGGACGGTTCACCGGGCCCAGGGCGAGGTGGATCTGACCCCCGCCCTGAAGGAGGCCGCTCTCCTGACTTTGCCTCAGAAGATGATCTGCAGGGAGGACTGTCGCGGGATCTGCACCCACTGCGGTGCCGATCGCAACGTCGAGACCTGCGACTGTGCTCAGGAGATAATCGATCCCCGCTGGGATGGCTTGCCGTCCTGA
- a CDS encoding nucleoside-diphosphate kinase (catalyzes the formation of nucleoside triphosphate from ATP and nucleoside diphosphate) produces MEQTYMMIKPEILAARTQAVGEILAMVQKNGFRIKNLALKHLDRSTVERFYAVHRERPFFPDLVDYIASGPVVAVHLERDNAIVKLRELVGATNPADAACGTIRSLFGTSLSQNAVHASDSVANGKVELDIIFG; encoded by the coding sequence TTGGAGCAGACATACATGATGATCAAGCCGGAGATCCTCGCCGCCCGGACACAGGCGGTCGGCGAGATCCTGGCCATGGTCCAGAAGAACGGCTTTCGCATCAAGAACCTGGCCCTAAAGCACCTGGATCGCAGCACGGTGGAGCGCTTCTACGCCGTGCACCGGGAGCGCCCGTTCTTTCCGGATCTGGTGGATTACATCGCCTCCGGCCCCGTCGTCGCGGTGCACCTGGAACGCGACAACGCCATCGTGAAACTGCGTGAACTGGTGGGCGCCACCAATCCGGCCGACGCCGCCTGCGGCACGATCCGCTCGCTGTTCGGCACCTCGCTCAGCCAGAACGCCGTCCATGCCTCCGATTCCGTGGCGAACGGCAAGGTCGAACTGGACATCATCTTCGGCTGA
- the sucD gene encoding succinate--CoA ligase subunit alpha, translated as MAIFCDGDTKILVQGITGRDGSFHAKSMLDYGTNIVAGVTPGRGGQTFEGKVPVFDTVAEAVAETGAAASVIFVPPAGAAGAICEAADAGCKLVVCITEGVPTLDMVKVMPYLEERGVRLVGPNCPGFINPGQKVKMGIMPGNIVAPGSVGLISRSGTLTYEVVDALTRAGLGQTTCLGIGGDPVIGTSFMDALQAFAADTETQALVLIGEIGGDAEERAAEYINANMDIPVVSFIAGRTAPPGKRMGHAGAIVTGGSGTAAEKKQALEAANIPVADRPVDVVPLLKEIWRDAPQ; from the coding sequence ATGGCGATCTTTTGCGACGGCGACACCAAGATCCTCGTCCAGGGTATCACGGGGCGGGACGGGAGCTTCCACGCCAAGTCCATGCTCGACTATGGCACCAACATCGTGGCGGGCGTGACGCCGGGCCGCGGCGGACAGACCTTCGAGGGCAAGGTGCCCGTCTTCGATACGGTGGCCGAGGCGGTCGCCGAGACCGGCGCCGCGGCTTCGGTCATCTTCGTGCCCCCCGCGGGCGCGGCCGGCGCGATCTGCGAAGCCGCTGACGCCGGCTGCAAGCTGGTGGTCTGCATCACCGAGGGCGTGCCCACCCTCGACATGGTGAAGGTCATGCCCTATCTGGAGGAGAGGGGCGTGCGGCTGGTCGGTCCCAACTGTCCCGGCTTCATCAACCCCGGCCAGAAGGTCAAGATGGGCATCATGCCGGGCAATATCGTGGCCCCCGGATCGGTCGGTCTCATCTCGCGCAGCGGCACCTTGACCTACGAGGTGGTCGATGCCCTGACCCGGGCCGGTCTGGGCCAGACTACCTGTCTGGGCATCGGCGGCGATCCCGTCATCGGCACCAGCTTCATGGACGCCCTGCAGGCGTTCGCCGCCGATACCGAGACGCAAGCGCTGGTGTTGATCGGCGAGATCGGCGGCGACGCCGAGGAACGCGCCGCGGAGTACATCAATGCCAACATGGACATCCCCGTCGTGTCCTTCATCGCCGGCCGCACCGCGCCGCCGGGCAAGCGCATGGGGCACGCCGGCGCCATCGTCACCGGCGGCTCCGGCACGGCAGCCGAAAAGAAGCAGGCCCTCGAAGCGGCCAACATTCCCGTCGCGGATCGTCCCGTGGACGTGGTGCCCCTGTTGAAGGAAATCTGGAGGGATGCCCCGCAATAG